A part of Drosophila bipectinata strain 14024-0381.07 chromosome 3L, DbipHiC1v2, whole genome shotgun sequence genomic DNA contains:
- the LOC108127619 gene encoding uncharacterized protein produces MASLEDEEVYTEDETNQAMALIEEKQLPMSELLTALKYVRIMNDSLNPDLKIQDPPIAPVAEVEPPPFDWVDNQPMVREL; encoded by the exons ATGGCTTCTCTTGAGGATGAAGAG GTTTATACTGAGGATGAGACCAATCAGGCAATGGCCTTGATTGAGGAGAAGCAGCTGCCCATGTCGGAGCTTCTCACAGCCCTCAAGTATGTGCGCATCATGAACGATTCATTGAACCCGGACCTAAAGATCCAAGATCCACCGATTGCGCCAGTTGCGGAGGTGGAGCCCCCGCCATTCGACTGGGTCGACAACCAGCCGATGGTCAGAGAGTTGTAA
- the LOC122322195 gene encoding UNC93-like protein isoform X1 encodes MPHEIERRRSSATGDIIEVVVRPKKYYRVGRDQVTEPDRDKIFVSRYEKFRILKNVIVLSLAMMTQYVAYQGTLNLQSSLNAEGGLGTIACSSIYLSMGLSCLVLPTLMIRQLTCKGTLVLGMFCFLPYIGLQLYSKFYTLVPAGILLGVAAAPMWAAQATYLTQISQIYAIITSSSVDAVITLFFGMFFFAWQNADTIGNLLSSLESMSKFKFFVWAPAPGPASAASYPLLMANSGHVRPKVSGCVLISAYKCFISTDACAIGITRQEKVVT; translated from the exons ATGCCTCACGAGATTGAAAGAAGACGTTCCTCTGCCACAGGTGATATAATAGAGGTGGTGGTGAGGCCAAAGAAGTATTATCGAGTGGGTCGAGACCAAGTCACCGAGCCGGACCGTGATAAAATTTTTGTCAGCAGATACGAAAAGTTTCGAATATTGAAAAATGTGATTGTCCTCTCTCTGGCCATGATGACGCAGTATGTGGCTTACCAG GGCACCCTCAACCTGCAGTCATCGCTCAATGCTGAAGGAGGCTTGGGTACCATCGCGTGCTCCTCCATCTATTTGAGCATGGGACTGTCCTGCCTGGTTCTTCCGACCCTTATGATCCGACAGCTGACCTGCAAGGGAACTCTGGTCCTGGGGATGTTCTGCTTTCTTCCTTATATCGGCCTGCAACTTTATTCAAA attttatacTTTGGTGCCGGCTGGCATACTACTGGGCGTGGCCGCTGCCCCCATGTGGGCTGCCCAGGCCACCTATCTCACCCAGATCAGTCAGATATATGCCATCATAACCTCTTCGAGCGTGGATGCAGTGATAACTCTGTTCTTTGGAATGTTTTTCTTTGCTTGGCAAAATGCCGATACAATAGGTAATTTGCTGTCCAGTTTAG AGTCCATGAGCAAGTTCAAGTTTTTTGTCTGGGCTCCAGCTCCTGGTCCTGCTTCCGCTGCCTCCTATCCCCTCCTGATGGCAAATTCAGGTCATGTGCGACCAAAAGTAAGTGGATGCGTTCTTATCAGCGCATACAAATGTTTTATCTCGACCGACGCGTGTGCAATCGGAATTACACGGCAAGAAAAGGTGGTGACTTGA
- the LOC122322195 gene encoding UNC93-like protein isoform X6 translates to MPHEIERRRSSATGDIIEVVVRPKKYYRVGRDQVTEPDRDKIFVSRYEKFRILKNVIVLSLAMMTQYVAYQGTLNLQSSLNAEGGLGTIACSSIYLSMGLSCLVLPTLMIRQLTCKGTLVLGMFCFLPYIGLQLYSKFYTLVPAGILLGVAAAPMWAAQATYLTQISQIYAIITSSSVDAVITLFFGMFFFAWQNADTIARKLSGTGKI, encoded by the exons ATGCCTCACGAGATTGAAAGAAGACGTTCCTCTGCCACAGGTGATATAATAGAGGTGGTGGTGAGGCCAAAGAAGTATTATCGAGTGGGTCGAGACCAAGTCACCGAGCCGGACCGTGATAAAATTTTTGTCAGCAGATACGAAAAGTTTCGAATATTGAAAAATGTGATTGTCCTCTCTCTGGCCATGATGACGCAGTATGTGGCTTACCAG GGCACCCTCAACCTGCAGTCATCGCTCAATGCTGAAGGAGGCTTGGGTACCATCGCGTGCTCCTCCATCTATTTGAGCATGGGACTGTCCTGCCTGGTTCTTCCGACCCTTATGATCCGACAGCTGACCTGCAAGGGAACTCTGGTCCTGGGGATGTTCTGCTTTCTTCCTTATATCGGCCTGCAACTTTATTCAAA attttatacTTTGGTGCCGGCTGGCATACTACTGGGCGTGGCCGCTGCCCCCATGTGGGCTGCCCAGGCCACCTATCTCACCCAGATCAGTCAGATATATGCCATCATAACCTCTTCGAGCGTGGATGCAGTGATAACTCTGTTCTTTGGAATGTTTTTCTTTGCTTGGCAAAATGCCGATACAATAG CAAGGAAACTATCGGGAACAGGAAAAATATGA
- the LOC122322195 gene encoding UNC93-like protein isoform X4, whose product MPHEIERRRSSATGDIIEVVVRPKKYYRVGRDQVTEPDRDKIFVSRYEKFRILKNVIVLSLAMMTQYVAYQGTLNLQSSLNAEGGLGTIACSSIYLSMGLSCLVLPTLMIRQLTCKGTLVLGMFCFLPYIGLQLYSKFYTLVPAGILLGVAAAPMWAAQATYLTQISQIYAIITSSSVDAVITLFFGMFFFAWQNADTIGNLLSSLARKLSGTGKI is encoded by the exons ATGCCTCACGAGATTGAAAGAAGACGTTCCTCTGCCACAGGTGATATAATAGAGGTGGTGGTGAGGCCAAAGAAGTATTATCGAGTGGGTCGAGACCAAGTCACCGAGCCGGACCGTGATAAAATTTTTGTCAGCAGATACGAAAAGTTTCGAATATTGAAAAATGTGATTGTCCTCTCTCTGGCCATGATGACGCAGTATGTGGCTTACCAG GGCACCCTCAACCTGCAGTCATCGCTCAATGCTGAAGGAGGCTTGGGTACCATCGCGTGCTCCTCCATCTATTTGAGCATGGGACTGTCCTGCCTGGTTCTTCCGACCCTTATGATCCGACAGCTGACCTGCAAGGGAACTCTGGTCCTGGGGATGTTCTGCTTTCTTCCTTATATCGGCCTGCAACTTTATTCAAA attttatacTTTGGTGCCGGCTGGCATACTACTGGGCGTGGCCGCTGCCCCCATGTGGGCTGCCCAGGCCACCTATCTCACCCAGATCAGTCAGATATATGCCATCATAACCTCTTCGAGCGTGGATGCAGTGATAACTCTGTTCTTTGGAATGTTTTTCTTTGCTTGGCAAAATGCCGATACAATAGGTAATTTGCTGTCCAGTTTAG CAAGGAAACTATCGGGAACAGGAAAAATATGA
- the LOC122322195 gene encoding UNC93-like protein isoform X5: protein MPHEIERRRSSATGDIIEVVVRPKKYYRVGRDQVTEPDRDKIFVSRYEKFRILKNVIVLSLAMMTQYVAYQGTLNLQSSLNAEGGLGTIACSSIYLSMGLSCLVLPTLMIRQLTCKGTLVLGMFCFLPYIGLQLYSKFYTLVPAGILLGVAAAPMWAAQATYLTQISQIYAIITSSSVDAVITLFFGMFFFAWQNADTIGNLLSSLDPASCHN from the exons ATGCCTCACGAGATTGAAAGAAGACGTTCCTCTGCCACAGGTGATATAATAGAGGTGGTGGTGAGGCCAAAGAAGTATTATCGAGTGGGTCGAGACCAAGTCACCGAGCCGGACCGTGATAAAATTTTTGTCAGCAGATACGAAAAGTTTCGAATATTGAAAAATGTGATTGTCCTCTCTCTGGCCATGATGACGCAGTATGTGGCTTACCAG GGCACCCTCAACCTGCAGTCATCGCTCAATGCTGAAGGAGGCTTGGGTACCATCGCGTGCTCCTCCATCTATTTGAGCATGGGACTGTCCTGCCTGGTTCTTCCGACCCTTATGATCCGACAGCTGACCTGCAAGGGAACTCTGGTCCTGGGGATGTTCTGCTTTCTTCCTTATATCGGCCTGCAACTTTATTCAAA attttatacTTTGGTGCCGGCTGGCATACTACTGGGCGTGGCCGCTGCCCCCATGTGGGCTGCCCAGGCCACCTATCTCACCCAGATCAGTCAGATATATGCCATCATAACCTCTTCGAGCGTGGATGCAGTGATAACTCTGTTCTTTGGAATGTTTTTCTTTGCTTGGCAAAATGCCGATACAATAGGTAATTTGCTGTCCAGTTTAG ATCCAGCCTCTTGTCACaattaa
- the LOC122322195 gene encoding UNC93-like protein isoform X3: protein MPHEIERRRSSATGDIIEVVVRPKKYYRVGRDQVTEPDRDKIFVSRYEKFRILKNVIVLSLAMMTQYVAYQGTLNLQSSLNAEGGLGTIACSSIYLSMGLSCLVLPTLMIRQLTCKGTLVLGMFCFLPYIGLQLYSKFYTLVPAGILLGVAAAPMWAAQATYLTQISQIYAIITSSSVDAVITLFFGMFFFAWQNADTIGNLLSSLATLASNTFYGLL from the exons ATGCCTCACGAGATTGAAAGAAGACGTTCCTCTGCCACAGGTGATATAATAGAGGTGGTGGTGAGGCCAAAGAAGTATTATCGAGTGGGTCGAGACCAAGTCACCGAGCCGGACCGTGATAAAATTTTTGTCAGCAGATACGAAAAGTTTCGAATATTGAAAAATGTGATTGTCCTCTCTCTGGCCATGATGACGCAGTATGTGGCTTACCAG GGCACCCTCAACCTGCAGTCATCGCTCAATGCTGAAGGAGGCTTGGGTACCATCGCGTGCTCCTCCATCTATTTGAGCATGGGACTGTCCTGCCTGGTTCTTCCGACCCTTATGATCCGACAGCTGACCTGCAAGGGAACTCTGGTCCTGGGGATGTTCTGCTTTCTTCCTTATATCGGCCTGCAACTTTATTCAAA attttatacTTTGGTGCCGGCTGGCATACTACTGGGCGTGGCCGCTGCCCCCATGTGGGCTGCCCAGGCCACCTATCTCACCCAGATCAGTCAGATATATGCCATCATAACCTCTTCGAGCGTGGATGCAGTGATAACTCTGTTCTTTGGAATGTTTTTCTTTGCTTGGCAAAATGCCGATACAATAGGTAATTTGCTGTCCAGTTTAG CTACTTTGGCTAGTAACACATTCTATGGATTACTTTAA
- the LOC122322195 gene encoding UNC93-like protein isoform X2 encodes MPHEIERRRSSATGDIIEVVVRPKKYYRVGRDQVTEPDRDKIFVSRYEKFRILKNVIVLSLAMMTQYVAYQGTLNLQSSLNAEGGLGTIACSSIYLSMGLSCLVLPTLMIRQLTCKGTLVLGMFCFLPYIGLQLYSKFYTLVPAGILLGVAAAPMWAAQATYLTQISQIYAIITSSSVDAVITLFFGMFFFAWQNADTIGNLLSSLARSIPHASILTFIIAFLISWGPLGWNSNETKKPGVAGEGC; translated from the exons ATGCCTCACGAGATTGAAAGAAGACGTTCCTCTGCCACAGGTGATATAATAGAGGTGGTGGTGAGGCCAAAGAAGTATTATCGAGTGGGTCGAGACCAAGTCACCGAGCCGGACCGTGATAAAATTTTTGTCAGCAGATACGAAAAGTTTCGAATATTGAAAAATGTGATTGTCCTCTCTCTGGCCATGATGACGCAGTATGTGGCTTACCAG GGCACCCTCAACCTGCAGTCATCGCTCAATGCTGAAGGAGGCTTGGGTACCATCGCGTGCTCCTCCATCTATTTGAGCATGGGACTGTCCTGCCTGGTTCTTCCGACCCTTATGATCCGACAGCTGACCTGCAAGGGAACTCTGGTCCTGGGGATGTTCTGCTTTCTTCCTTATATCGGCCTGCAACTTTATTCAAA attttatacTTTGGTGCCGGCTGGCATACTACTGGGCGTGGCCGCTGCCCCCATGTGGGCTGCCCAGGCCACCTATCTCACCCAGATCAGTCAGATATATGCCATCATAACCTCTTCGAGCGTGGATGCAGTGATAACTCTGTTCTTTGGAATGTTTTTCTTTGCTTGGCAAAATGCCGATACAATAGGTAATTTGCTGTCCAGTTTAG CCAGGTCGATTCCACACGCCTCTATCCTGACCTTTATAATTGCATTCCTGATTAGTTGGGGTCCCTTAGGTTGGAACAGTAATGAAACTAAGAAGCCAGGAGTTGCCGGGGAGGGATGTTAG